One genomic segment of Desulfovibrio sp. UCD-KL4C includes these proteins:
- a CDS encoding nitrate/nitrite transporter, with product MNKAIRTPDSPYAWWMLAVVFFVGIAAPINQFKVPPMMQQLCTSLDVSLATAGWLMSVFSLVAIILALPAGFIIRKIGIKTAGTIAMLAFIAGSFMGVYSTSPVMLLGSRVIEGLGMCLIAIVGPAAISYWFTPAKLGTAMGLWGAWVPLGLVIMFNVAPHIGASDWHPVWWASTGYAVFALFLFVFFFRMPTEGVKKNEEDAPTMGSIFSKLRIRDIWLLAFAFLAQNVCQITINSFMPTFMQTNLAMSPAKAGFTASLLMMISMVSGVLAGVWSDRINSRKKPIIIALIALAVLMICPFSLPAEYMTAYMLTLGIFVGIIPTCVFAAGPEIMGSPEDAGIGLSVVALGQNLGMFFGPGIYGMCIEQLGWVTAGYCIIPVLVLGIIATLMMRIK from the coding sequence ATGAATAAAGCAATCAGAACACCTGATTCCCCTTATGCATGGTGGATGTTGGCGGTGGTGTTTTTTGTAGGTATTGCCGCACCAATCAACCAATTTAAAGTTCCTCCTATGATGCAGCAACTCTGCACCAGTCTGGACGTTTCACTGGCTACCGCCGGCTGGCTGATGTCGGTTTTTTCGCTTGTCGCGATTATCCTGGCCCTGCCTGCCGGGTTTATCATTCGTAAAATCGGCATCAAGACTGCAGGTACAATTGCAATGCTTGCCTTTATCGCAGGTTCTTTTATGGGCGTTTATTCCACCTCTCCCGTCATGCTGCTGGGAAGCCGTGTAATTGAAGGGCTGGGTATGTGCCTTATTGCTATCGTTGGCCCGGCTGCTATCTCCTACTGGTTTACACCCGCAAAGCTCGGTACAGCTATGGGGCTTTGGGGGGCATGGGTTCCGCTCGGATTGGTTATAATGTTCAACGTAGCTCCGCATATTGGAGCCAGCGACTGGCATCCTGTCTGGTGGGCAAGTACCGGCTACGCTGTTTTTGCTCTTTTCCTTTTTGTTTTCTTTTTCCGTATGCCGACAGAAGGAGTTAAGAAGAATGAAGAAGATGCTCCTACCATGGGATCTATCTTCAGCAAATTGCGTATTCGCGATATTTGGCTGCTGGCTTTCGCATTTCTGGCTCAGAACGTCTGCCAGATAACCATCAATTCATTTATGCCCACTTTCATGCAGACCAACTTGGCAATGAGTCCGGCAAAAGCCGGTTTTACGGCTAGTCTGCTCATGATGATAAGCATGGTGTCAGGAGTATTGGCCGGAGTCTGGTCCGACAGGATTAACTCCCGTAAAAAACCTATCATTATTGCGCTGATAGCTCTGGCTGTTCTTATGATTTGTCCGTTTTCTCTGCCGGCTGAATACATGACAGCATATATGCTTACCCTCGGTATTTTTGTCGGTATTATTCCTACATGCGTGTTCGCGGCCGGTCCTGAAATCATGGGTAGTCCAGAAGATGCCGGAATCGGTTTGAGTGTTGTTGCACTCGGACAGAATCTTGGGATGTTTTTCGGACCTGGAATATACGGTATGTGTATTGAACAATTAGGATGGGTTACGGCTGGTTACTGCATCATCCCCGTTCTTGTTCTTGGAATTATCGCAACTTTGATGATGCGTATTAAGTAG
- a CDS encoding FmdE family protein: MNIESYTFQEFKNLAQNFHGYAAPGLLIGGYMVAMAKRHIPEGTLFEAVVETTKCLPDAVQLLTLCSTGNNWMKVTNLGRYALSIGDKYTGEGVRVSIDPLKLEVFPEIRDWFFKRKPKHEQDVVRLEQEIEQAGDTICKVEKVIIKPTFLGHKPMEDSGVCSVCGEAYPLCDGPICRGCQGQAPYVMADPIVVDNTAKHARVVPVAEAVGQQVAHDMTRIEPGQFKGPEFKAGQRISVGDVCRLQKMGRFHVAVCDHAATANVRKQGFIHEDEVAERFARHMAGPGVTYSLPPREGKIDFTADCDGLLCVDSKCLEQFNLVPEVMAASRHDGTILKKGSNFAGTRAVPLMLSEEHLQSAMLVLGTNPLFKVLPLRKAKVGILVTGTEVFKGLIDDKFIPVITAKVTAHSCSVVKSTIVPDDREMMREAIEDIRSAGADLLITTGGLSVDPDDITRQALMENGLSNVLHGVPMLPGTMSLMGTLPAQEDRCKMQVLGVPACALFYKTTFFDIILPRLLAGRDITRGELARMGEGGYCISCNTCTWPKCWFGK, from the coding sequence ATGAATATTGAAAGCTATACTTTTCAGGAGTTTAAGAACTTGGCTCAGAATTTCCACGGATATGCAGCTCCGGGGCTGCTCATTGGTGGGTATATGGTAGCTATGGCTAAAAGACATATTCCTGAAGGAACCCTTTTTGAAGCGGTTGTTGAAACAACCAAGTGCCTACCGGATGCTGTTCAGCTTCTAACCCTTTGCAGTACCGGTAATAACTGGATGAAGGTCACCAATCTTGGAAGGTATGCACTTTCCATCGGAGACAAATACACTGGCGAAGGCGTTCGTGTAAGCATTGATCCTTTGAAACTGGAAGTTTTTCCTGAAATACGGGATTGGTTTTTCAAGCGTAAACCGAAACATGAGCAGGATGTTGTCAGGCTTGAGCAAGAAATTGAGCAGGCCGGAGACACCATCTGCAAAGTGGAAAAGGTTATAATAAAACCGACCTTTCTCGGTCATAAACCCATGGAAGACAGTGGAGTCTGCTCGGTATGCGGTGAAGCATATCCTTTATGTGACGGCCCGATCTGCCGTGGTTGCCAGGGGCAGGCTCCTTATGTGATGGCAGACCCTATTGTGGTGGACAACACTGCAAAGCACGCGCGCGTTGTTCCTGTTGCCGAAGCTGTAGGACAGCAGGTTGCGCATGATATGACCCGTATTGAGCCTGGACAGTTCAAAGGTCCCGAGTTCAAGGCCGGTCAGAGGATTTCTGTTGGTGATGTCTGCCGTCTGCAGAAGATGGGGCGTTTTCATGTTGCTGTTTGTGATCATGCTGCTACCGCCAATGTAAGAAAGCAGGGATTCATTCATGAGGACGAGGTTGCGGAGCGTTTTGCACGGCATATGGCTGGGCCCGGAGTTACCTATAGTCTGCCTCCCCGCGAAGGTAAAATTGATTTTACAGCTGATTGTGATGGTCTGCTTTGCGTTGATTCTAAGTGCTTGGAGCAATTTAATCTCGTACCTGAAGTGATGGCCGCATCTCGTCATGATGGTACTATTCTAAAAAAAGGCTCTAATTTTGCCGGAACCCGTGCCGTACCTCTGATGCTCTCAGAAGAACATCTGCAGAGTGCTATGTTAGTTCTTGGTACCAACCCCCTGTTTAAAGTCCTGCCTTTAAGGAAGGCAAAAGTAGGCATTCTGGTTACCGGAACTGAGGTTTTCAAGGGACTGATTGATGATAAATTCATTCCGGTGATAACTGCAAAGGTTACCGCTCATTCATGTTCTGTTGTTAAAAGTACCATTGTCCCGGATGACAGGGAGATGATGCGCGAAGCCATTGAGGACATACGCTCCGCCGGAGCAGATTTATTGATCACTACCGGAGGACTCTCTGTGGACCCCGATGATATAACCCGGCAGGCCCTGATGGAAAACGGGTTATCCAATGTTCTGCACGGGGTTCCCATGCTGCCCGGAACAATGAGTCTTATGGGTACACTTCCGGCACAGGAGGACCGCTGTAAAATGCAGGTACTCGGTGTCCCGGCTTGTGCCTTGTTCTACAAGACCACCTTCTTTGATATTATACTGCCAAGGCTTCTCGCTGGGCGGGATATTACTCGTGGCGAACTGGCAAGGATGGGGGAAGGTGGTTATTGCATCTCCTGCAATACTTGCACCTGGCCCAAATGCTGGTTCGGTAAGTAG
- the moaA gene encoding GTP 3',8-cyclase MoaA, translated as MNKLLVDSYGRKSSYMRISVTDRCNLNCTYCAGEGFEFIPHARVLRYEEIFKLMELATDLGVRKIRFTGGEPFVRKGFVEFLIEAAARFSDLELCVTTNGTLIGNCVEKIAFAGIKRINISLDTLNPARFKSITGHDKFDLVLENIDRCLKAGMTVKVNSVAMKNVNDDELADFIGLAGSLPLDMRFIEFMPVGLDTGWTAESIWSAEDIIAQAREFAELSPCEEEGANSGPARMFSIVGGKGRLGVISPHSNHFCSTCNRLRISSDGNLRSCLFSDKVYRLRAMFRNPKVSGRAVEKVFKEALRHKPVGHDLLELMPAVKGVCRTRMASIGG; from the coding sequence ATGAATAAATTACTGGTTGATAGCTATGGCCGTAAGTCCAGTTATATGCGAATCAGTGTAACGGACCGTTGTAATTTGAATTGTACCTATTGTGCTGGGGAAGGGTTTGAGTTCATCCCGCACGCAAGGGTTCTACGTTATGAAGAAATATTTAAGCTTATGGAGCTGGCTACGGATCTTGGCGTAAGAAAAATTAGGTTTACAGGTGGAGAGCCTTTTGTACGCAAAGGTTTTGTCGAGTTTTTGATAGAAGCTGCAGCCCGTTTTTCAGATTTGGAATTGTGTGTAACTACAAATGGAACTTTGATAGGCAACTGTGTGGAAAAAATTGCTTTTGCAGGTATAAAGCGGATAAATATTTCTTTGGACACCCTGAATCCTGCACGCTTTAAATCAATTACGGGACATGACAAATTTGACTTGGTCCTTGAAAATATTGATCGTTGCCTGAAGGCTGGAATGACAGTCAAGGTTAATTCCGTGGCAATGAAAAATGTTAATGATGATGAGCTGGCGGATTTTATCGGACTGGCTGGATCTCTGCCGCTTGATATGCGTTTTATAGAATTTATGCCGGTAGGGTTGGATACCGGATGGACTGCGGAAAGCATCTGGTCGGCGGAGGATATTATCGCCCAAGCCCGCGAATTTGCCGAATTATCACCTTGTGAAGAAGAAGGCGCGAACAGCGGCCCGGCACGTATGTTCTCCATTGTTGGGGGCAAAGGACGTCTCGGAGTAATCTCGCCTCACTCCAACCATTTCTGCTCCACCTGTAATCGGCTGCGTATCAGTTCTGACGGCAATCTTCGCAGCTGTCTGTTTTCAGACAAGGTGTATCGGTTGCGGGCGATGTTTCGTAACCCCAAGGTCAGTGGCAGGGCAGTGGAAAAGGTATTCAAGGAAGCTCTCCGCCATAAACCTGTAGGGCATGATCTGCTTGAATTGATGCCCGCAGTTAAGGGGGTATGCAGGACAAGGATGGCTTCTATAGGAGGGTAG
- a CDS encoding helix-turn-helix domain-containing protein, with product MPKTNEYGNSTNKEDGSFGVRIRHRRMLLGLKMAELAKRSACSESMISKIENGKASPSLKALQRIAIALNTNAAALIADGEDETMIIRASERPKLTISSTRSKEGIVMEALAPHSVNRLLQANIHVVQPGATTNGTYNHEGEDLGYVLEGTLELIVDDSTYTLNEGDSFVFRSELTHGYSNPGKIITRVLWVNTPPSF from the coding sequence ATGCCCAAAACAAACGAGTACGGAAACTCAACTAATAAGGAAGATGGTAGCTTCGGCGTACGCATCAGGCACAGACGCATGCTATTGGGTTTAAAAATGGCAGAGCTTGCAAAGCGATCTGCATGTTCAGAAAGCATGATTTCAAAAATTGAAAACGGTAAGGCTAGCCCTTCATTAAAAGCATTACAGCGCATAGCAATAGCTCTGAATACAAATGCAGCCGCACTTATTGCCGATGGTGAAGATGAAACCATGATCATCCGAGCTTCAGAGCGACCAAAACTTACTATTTCATCTACTCGTTCAAAAGAAGGCATCGTTATGGAAGCTCTGGCCCCTCATTCAGTAAACAGATTACTTCAGGCAAACATTCACGTAGTTCAGCCGGGAGCAACTACAAACGGTACGTATAATCATGAAGGAGAAGATTTAGGCTATGTTTTAGAGGGAACTCTTGAATTAATTGTTGATGACTCAACATATACTTTAAATGAAGGAGATTCTTTTGTGTTCAGGTCTGAATTGACACATGGATATTCTAACCCCGGCAAGATCATCACTCGCGTTTTATGGGTGAATACCCCACCATCTTTTTAA
- a CDS encoding NCS1 family nucleobase:cation symporter-1 gives MSKKSPFDETMVELTRDCSGSPLYNEDLAPTCIKNRTWTIYSYIALWMGMSFCVPTYLMAAGFIAAGMSWSQATFTVLLGNAIILIPMLLNGRIGVRYGLSFPVFCRAPFGTKGANIPALARALVACGWFGIQTWIGGAALNALFALVIPGWDSITFNVWISFFFFWFLNIFIVYRGMDAVKKFEHLTAPLLLVFAVGLFVWAVTHAGGFGPIMAQPSKFHSLGEFLPVFIPSLTGCIGFWATLSLNIPDFTRFAKSQKDQIIGQSIGLPFSMTCFALIAILTASATVIIFGKAIWDPVEIVKQFDSPLLVIIGTLCVTLATLTTNIAANVVSPAYDFAHIAPKIIDFKRGALITGIIGIAMMPWKLLSDFGSYIFGWLVGYSALLGPICAIMLADYFIVRKREIDLDQMFVEDGIYSYGNGYNSKAFIAMGAGIIMGLIGLVVPSLSFLYNYAWFVGFFTSGVSYIALMKQERRVAEVY, from the coding sequence ATGAGTAAAAAGAGTCCTTTTGATGAGACCATGGTTGAGCTGACGCGAGATTGTTCAGGCAGCCCTCTCTATAATGAAGATCTTGCCCCGACCTGTATTAAGAATAGAACATGGACTATATACAGTTATATAGCGCTCTGGATGGGAATGAGTTTCTGTGTCCCTACATATCTTATGGCAGCAGGTTTTATTGCTGCAGGTATGAGCTGGTCTCAAGCAACATTTACCGTTCTACTTGGAAACGCTATCATTTTAATTCCAATGCTCCTTAACGGGCGTATCGGGGTTCGCTACGGCCTATCATTCCCTGTTTTCTGTAGAGCTCCATTTGGAACAAAAGGAGCAAATATCCCAGCTCTTGCCAGAGCTCTTGTGGCTTGTGGCTGGTTCGGGATTCAGACATGGATCGGCGGGGCAGCATTAAATGCTCTCTTCGCACTTGTCATTCCAGGTTGGGACTCCATTACATTTAATGTATGGATCAGCTTCTTTTTCTTCTGGTTTCTTAATATCTTTATCGTCTACAGAGGAATGGATGCCGTTAAGAAATTTGAGCACTTAACTGCTCCTTTGCTTCTTGTCTTCGCTGTAGGACTTTTTGTCTGGGCTGTAACCCATGCTGGCGGATTCGGACCAATTATGGCTCAGCCTTCCAAGTTTCACAGCCTTGGTGAATTTCTGCCTGTTTTCATTCCGTCTTTAACAGGTTGCATTGGGTTCTGGGCTACTCTTTCTCTCAACATTCCAGACTTTACCAGATTTGCAAAATCTCAGAAAGATCAAATAATTGGACAGTCCATCGGACTGCCTTTCTCTATGACTTGTTTTGCACTGATTGCTATCCTCACCGCATCTGCGACAGTCATAATCTTTGGTAAAGCAATTTGGGATCCAGTTGAAATCGTCAAACAGTTCGATAGTCCTCTGCTGGTTATCATCGGAACACTTTGCGTAACTCTTGCAACTCTTACTACCAATATAGCTGCAAACGTTGTTTCTCCAGCCTATGACTTTGCGCATATTGCTCCTAAAATTATAGACTTTAAACGTGGAGCCTTGATTACTGGTATTATCGGTATTGCCATGATGCCTTGGAAGCTACTTTCTGACTTTGGATCGTATATTTTCGGATGGCTCGTTGGTTACTCAGCTTTATTAGGTCCTATCTGTGCAATCATGCTCGCCGATTACTTCATCGTGCGTAAGCGTGAAATTGATTTAGACCAGATGTTTGTTGAAGACGGTATCTACAGCTATGGCAACGGATACAACAGCAAAGCCTTTATAGCTATGGGAGCCGGAATAATAATGGGTCTTATCGGTTTGGTGGTTCCTTCTTTGTCGTTCCTTTACAACTATGCATGGTTTGTAGGGTTCTTTACTTCAGGAGTCTCTTACATAGCTCTTATGAAGCAGGAAAGACGTGTAGCTGAAGTTTATTAA
- the hydA gene encoding dihydropyrimidinase, with protein MSQVSKKDFEMTYDIILTGGLVVTASDTFKADVAIKDGCIAALGEKFNTDAVKTIDCSGKYILPGGIDVHTHMEMPFGGTTSKDTFETGSIAAAHGGTTSIVDFCIQGKGQSLRESLDGWHAKADGKSCIDYAFHVAVTDMTDEVLCEMPEIIKQGYPSFKLFMVYDGLRVSDGTFLKALKVARDNGGLVCVHAENNDIVVNNIGELLAEGKTAPKYHAASRPPLAEGEATGRACKLARITDGPLYVVHLTCSDSLEEVVRARKAGASVMAETCPQYLYLSTENYEEPNFNGAKYVMSPPLRPAENQAPLWNALKNGDLQTVATDHCPFDFKGQKEMGKDDFTKIPNGAPGVEPRMSLLYKGVVEGRYSLNKMVEVASTNPAKIMGMYPQKGTIAPGADADICIFDPEKSGPINHAELHENVDYTTYEGIDVPGRPVSTISGGRLVVENQKWIGEKGKGHFIKRGTPIIL; from the coding sequence GTGTCGCAGGTTAGTAAAAAGGATTTTGAAATGACTTACGATATTATTCTCACAGGCGGATTGGTTGTAACAGCCTCCGACACATTCAAAGCTGATGTGGCTATTAAAGACGGATGCATTGCAGCTTTAGGCGAGAAATTTAATACAGATGCTGTAAAAACTATCGACTGTTCAGGTAAGTATATTCTTCCTGGCGGGATAGACGTGCATACTCATATGGAAATGCCTTTCGGGGGAACTACTTCCAAAGATACTTTTGAAACAGGTTCTATTGCCGCGGCACATGGCGGAACAACGTCGATTGTAGACTTTTGCATTCAGGGTAAAGGACAATCCCTGCGAGAATCTCTGGATGGGTGGCATGCAAAAGCCGATGGCAAGTCCTGCATCGACTACGCCTTTCACGTAGCGGTAACAGATATGACTGATGAAGTTCTATGTGAGATGCCTGAGATCATTAAGCAGGGATACCCTAGTTTCAAACTTTTTATGGTCTATGACGGACTGCGTGTTTCAGATGGAACATTTTTAAAAGCTCTTAAGGTCGCCCGTGATAATGGTGGACTGGTCTGCGTGCATGCTGAAAATAATGATATTGTTGTGAATAATATTGGTGAACTTCTTGCCGAAGGTAAAACCGCTCCGAAATATCATGCTGCTTCCCGCCCTCCACTTGCTGAAGGAGAGGCCACAGGACGTGCCTGTAAGCTAGCTAGGATAACAGACGGACCTTTGTATGTAGTTCATCTAACTTGCAGCGACTCTTTAGAAGAAGTGGTTCGCGCACGCAAAGCCGGAGCTTCGGTTATGGCTGAAACATGTCCGCAATATCTCTATCTTTCCACAGAAAATTATGAAGAACCGAATTTCAATGGCGCCAAATATGTGATGAGTCCGCCTTTACGTCCGGCGGAGAATCAGGCTCCTCTCTGGAACGCTCTAAAAAATGGCGACCTTCAGACCGTTGCCACTGATCACTGTCCTTTTGACTTCAAAGGACAAAAGGAAATGGGCAAAGATGACTTTACAAAAATCCCTAACGGAGCTCCGGGAGTGGAGCCGCGTATGTCTTTACTTTATAAGGGGGTTGTTGAAGGCCGTTACTCTTTAAACAAAATGGTTGAAGTTGCTTCAACTAATCCAGCAAAAATTATGGGGATGTATCCGCAAAAAGGAACCATTGCCCCTGGAGCTGACGCAGACATCTGCATCTTTGATCCTGAAAAAAGTGGACCGATTAACCACGCCGAACTGCATGAAAATGTCGACTACACTACTTATGAAGGTATTGATGTTCCAGGGCGGCCTGTATCCACAATTTCAGGAGGAAGGCTTGTTGTAGAAAACCAAAAGTGGATTGGAGAAAAAGGTAAAGGACACTTTATCAAACGCGGAACACCAATAATTTTATAA
- a CDS encoding YgeY family selenium metabolism-linked hydrolase, with protein MLSKFNELSEAMRDDVIAFTQKLIQTPSISGEEETLAKLTVEKMKELGYDEVFIDDIGNVVGIIKGEGSGPSVMYNSHMDHVDPGDLSNWKYDPYGGEIVDGYVHGRAASDVKSGMAAQIYAGALLKKAGVPLKGDFIYTGVVQEEPAEMYGMAYLCNNTFKERGITFDAMISSEATSMNLYLGHRGRIEMEVTTKGRTSHGSAPWRGVNAVYKMMPVIEEVQKLYEKLPEDKFLGQASLALTIIDCKPGFLSIIPDVCTVALDRRLIRGETKEDAIGQIQEILDRLAAADPDFKAEVNVRTVHETSYKGISADCEKYMNPWAIEEDDAMVVKCVEALNAIGQKPGFGKWDFGTDASHITGVMGIPSIGYSPMEEEYAHTPYDCCKVDNIVKAVAGNAAIAVKIAG; from the coding sequence ATGTTAAGTAAATTTAATGAACTGTCAGAAGCCATGCGTGATGATGTTATCGCTTTCACTCAGAAACTTATTCAGACTCCTTCCATCAGTGGCGAGGAAGAAACTTTAGCAAAATTGACCGTAGAGAAGATGAAAGAGCTCGGCTACGATGAAGTTTTTATTGATGACATCGGTAACGTCGTTGGAATCATAAAAGGTGAAGGCAGCGGCCCAAGTGTTATGTACAATTCTCACATGGATCACGTTGACCCGGGCGATCTGTCCAACTGGAAATATGATCCTTACGGCGGTGAAATTGTAGATGGTTATGTTCACGGACGCGCCGCATCTGATGTAAAATCAGGTATGGCTGCCCAGATCTATGCAGGAGCACTCCTGAAAAAAGCTGGAGTTCCGCTTAAAGGTGACTTTATTTATACTGGAGTAGTTCAAGAAGAGCCTGCCGAAATGTATGGTATGGCTTACCTTTGTAATAATACTTTTAAAGAACGTGGTATCACTTTCGATGCTATGATTTCCTCTGAAGCAACTTCTATGAACCTTTACCTTGGGCATCGCGGCCGCATTGAAATGGAAGTTACTACCAAAGGACGTACCAGTCACGGTTCAGCTCCTTGGCGCGGAGTGAACGCTGTATACAAAATGATGCCCGTCATTGAAGAAGTACAGAAGCTTTACGAAAAACTTCCTGAAGATAAATTCCTCGGACAAGCATCCCTTGCATTGACCATTATTGATTGTAAACCTGGATTCTTATCCATTATACCTGACGTCTGCACTGTTGCTCTTGATAGACGCTTGATTCGCGGAGAAACTAAGGAAGATGCTATAGGTCAGATTCAGGAAATTTTAGACCGTCTTGCCGCTGCTGATCCTGATTTTAAAGCAGAAGTCAACGTTAGAACTGTTCATGAAACTTCCTACAAAGGAATTTCCGCTGATTGCGAAAAATATATGAATCCATGGGCCATTGAAGAAGATGATGCCATGGTTGTTAAATGTGTTGAAGCTCTTAACGCTATCGGGCAGAAACCTGGATTCGGCAAATGGGATTTCGGAACTGATGCCTCACACATAACAGGCGTAATGGGTATTCCTTCCATAGGTTACTCCCCCATGGAAGAAGAGTACGCCCATACTCCGTATGATTGCTGCAAAGTGGACAATATAGTTAAAGCCGTCGCGGGTAATGCTGCAATTGCCGTAAAAATAGCTGGATAA
- a CDS encoding aminotransferase class III-fold pyridoxal phosphate-dependent enzyme produces MTDEERYKEAKENDRKYMMHSWSVQEKLSPVLVTGCEGIYYWDETGKKYMDFGSQLVNLNIGHNHPKVQQAIKDQVDEICFIGPQFANETRGRLAKKIIGLLPDNFGKCFFTIGGADANENAIKMARAFTGKTKIFSRYRSYHGATYGAISVSGDPRRPPVEPGIPGVVRFFDPYCYRCPFGHKYPDCKMECATHLEEIIGYENKDTCAAVLVESITGTNGVFVPPAGYMEKLREICDRNNMLLICDEVMTGFGRTGKMFGFENFDIKPDIVTMAKGVNSGYVPLGVTCVSQEIADWYESNMLWCGLTYSGHPVSCAAALATIDAYEEEKIIENSATLGEVLEKELLAMKEKHPSIGDVRVKGLFACVETVKDRETREPLVPWNGAPGVMGEVAAKMKELGVTMFVRWNFIFITPPLVITKEELLKGLSCISEALKIADAALEK; encoded by the coding sequence ATGACTGATGAAGAAAGATATAAAGAAGCTAAGGAAAATGACCGTAAATATATGATGCATTCCTGGTCAGTTCAGGAAAAACTTTCTCCGGTTCTTGTCACCGGCTGTGAAGGCATCTATTACTGGGATGAAACTGGTAAAAAATATATGGATTTCGGTTCCCAGTTGGTCAACCTGAATATTGGGCATAATCATCCTAAAGTACAGCAGGCCATCAAAGATCAAGTTGATGAGATTTGTTTTATTGGACCTCAATTTGCCAATGAAACTAGAGGTAGATTGGCTAAAAAAATTATCGGGCTTCTTCCTGATAATTTTGGAAAATGTTTTTTCACTATTGGCGGAGCTGATGCCAATGAGAATGCCATCAAAATGGCTCGTGCCTTTACTGGTAAAACTAAGATTTTTTCACGCTACCGTTCATACCACGGAGCTACCTACGGTGCTATTTCAGTAAGTGGTGATCCTCGCAGGCCTCCTGTGGAGCCGGGTATCCCCGGAGTTGTCCGTTTCTTTGACCCCTACTGTTACCGTTGTCCGTTCGGACATAAGTACCCTGACTGTAAAATGGAATGCGCTACCCACCTTGAGGAAATAATCGGGTACGAAAATAAGGATACCTGCGCAGCAGTCCTTGTTGAATCCATCACAGGTACCAACGGTGTTTTTGTACCACCTGCCGGTTATATGGAAAAATTGCGCGAAATCTGTGACCGCAACAACATGCTTCTTATCTGTGATGAGGTCATGACAGGATTCGGACGCACTGGTAAAATGTTCGGCTTTGAAAATTTCGACATTAAGCCGGATATAGTTACCATGGCTAAAGGCGTTAACTCCGGCTACGTTCCACTGGGTGTAACATGCGTATCGCAAGAAATTGCCGACTGGTATGAAAGCAATATGCTTTGGTGTGGACTAACTTATTCCGGACATCCTGTTTCCTGCGCTGCTGCTTTGGCCACCATAGACGCCTACGAAGAAGAAAAGATTATTGAGAACTCTGCAACCTTAGGGGAAGTTCTTGAAAAAGAACTTCTTGCCATGAAGGAAAAACATCCAAGTATCGGTGATGTACGCGTAAAAGGGCTCTTTGCATGTGTTGAAACTGTTAAAGACCGCGAGACACGCGAACCACTTGTCCCTTGGAATGGAGCTCCCGGCGTGATGGGCGAAGTTGCAGCTAAAATGAAAGAACTTGGCGTGACTATGTTTGTGCGCTGGAATTTCATTTTTATAACTCCGCCATTAGTTATTACCAAGGAGGAACTTCTCAAGGGTCTTTCCTGCATATCTGAAGCTCTTAAAATAGCTGATGCAGCTTTGGAGAAATAA